A single genomic interval of Zobellia nedashkovskayae harbors:
- a CDS encoding LacI family DNA-binding transcriptional regulator, whose product MDKKQTTLKDIASKLNVSISTVSRALQGNPRISIQTREKVLELAKEYNYFQTKHINPFAKKKIQAVGVIVPSIKYHLYAMAISGIEEILEKHQMQIIICQSNESYEREKILVKELLDIGVSGLIVSLASETKEFDHFLEAKKRKIPLVFFNRLCDEVESDKVIIDNFKAAYDATQHLISVGCKRIAYIGGPKILQISSTRLLGYKKALVDANLPVEEKLIESTNFTREGNLSTARKLLYSPEHPDGVLAFSDQVAIGVMLAAKERGLKMAEDLAIIGFNNEPIDELLEPSLTSIDQPSYEMGVESAKLIIDRIENYDKDVSRMVLKSELVIRNSTNKNKS is encoded by the coding sequence TTGGACAAAAAACAAACGACCTTAAAGGATATTGCCTCGAAACTTAATGTTTCTATTTCTACTGTTTCCAGAGCATTACAAGGTAACCCCCGCATTAGCATTCAAACGAGGGAAAAAGTACTTGAGTTGGCAAAAGAGTACAATTATTTCCAGACCAAACACATAAATCCTTTTGCTAAAAAGAAAATACAGGCGGTGGGTGTTATTGTACCTAGCATAAAGTACCACCTGTACGCTATGGCCATTTCCGGTATAGAAGAAATCTTGGAGAAACACCAAATGCAAATCATTATTTGCCAATCCAACGAGTCCTATGAGAGGGAGAAAATATTGGTGAAAGAGCTTTTGGATATTGGTGTATCAGGACTGATTGTGTCTTTAGCAAGTGAAACCAAGGAATTCGACCATTTTTTAGAAGCTAAGAAAAGGAAGATTCCATTAGTGTTTTTCAATCGCCTTTGTGATGAGGTTGAGTCCGATAAAGTTATCATTGACAATTTTAAAGCAGCTTACGATGCCACGCAGCATTTAATTTCTGTGGGATGTAAGCGCATTGCATATATAGGCGGACCAAAGATTTTACAAATTAGCTCAACACGACTTTTGGGTTATAAGAAAGCCCTAGTGGACGCCAACTTACCAGTGGAGGAGAAACTTATTGAAAGCACCAATTTTACGCGGGAAGGAAATTTAAGTACCGCAAGAAAATTGTTGTATTCACCTGAACACCCGGACGGTGTTTTGGCCTTTAGTGATCAAGTAGCCATAGGAGTAATGCTAGCAGCCAAAGAACGCGGCCTGAAAATGGCAGAAGACTTAGCAATTATCGGCTTTAATAATGAGCCTATTGATGAGCTTTTAGAGCCTTCACTTACCAGTATTGATCAGCCCAGCTATGAAATGGGTGTAGAATCGGCAAAGTTGATTATAGATCGGATTGAAAATTACGATAAAGACGTATCACGTATGGTCTTAAAATCAGAATTGGTTATTCGTAATTCTACCAACAAGAATAAGTCCTAG
- a CDS encoding tartrate dehydrogenase: MGKTYKIAVVNGDGIGAEIVPAGVSVLDAVANKYGFTLDKQEFPFGAGYFKKHGKFMSDDALETLKKFDAIFFGAVGLPEVDDTLPARDYTFRVRTSFQQYVNYRPVKLFPGVESPLRYKTEKDIDFVVVRENNEGEFVQSGKIMHPDKPGGMAMDTSIFTRFGIERIAHYSFKLARKRNHKVTNVTKSNTLINSLAYWDRVIAEVAQEYPDVEYSKMYIDNASASFVLRPEVFDVILTTNLFGDILSDLGGAIMGSLGLGGSGNINPEKDFPSMFEPIHGSAPDIAGQNIANPIGQIWSAAIMLDHLGETEAAKEIMAGIEATTAKGNLTKDLRGTASTSEVAESVVQFINATKLSTI; the protein is encoded by the coding sequence ATGGGAAAAACGTACAAAATCGCTGTAGTTAATGGCGACGGAATTGGGGCTGAAATTGTTCCTGCCGGGGTTTCCGTACTAGATGCGGTAGCCAATAAATATGGATTTACACTAGATAAGCAAGAATTCCCCTTTGGAGCGGGATATTTTAAAAAGCATGGCAAATTTATGTCAGATGATGCTTTAGAAACCCTCAAGAAATTTGATGCTATCTTTTTCGGAGCGGTAGGCTTGCCAGAGGTAGACGATACGTTGCCGGCAAGAGATTATACTTTTCGGGTAAGAACCTCTTTTCAACAGTATGTAAATTATCGTCCGGTAAAATTATTTCCAGGTGTAGAAAGTCCGTTGCGCTATAAGACGGAAAAAGACATAGATTTTGTGGTAGTTCGGGAAAATAATGAAGGGGAGTTCGTTCAGAGTGGAAAAATTATGCATCCTGATAAACCCGGTGGTATGGCTATGGATACTAGTATTTTTACTAGATTCGGCATTGAACGCATCGCTCATTATTCTTTTAAATTGGCGCGTAAACGAAACCATAAAGTCACTAACGTAACCAAATCTAATACGCTTATCAATAGCTTAGCGTATTGGGACAGGGTAATTGCAGAAGTAGCGCAAGAATACCCAGATGTAGAATACAGCAAAATGTATATAGATAATGCTTCGGCAAGTTTTGTATTGCGTCCAGAAGTTTTTGATGTTATTCTAACAACTAACCTTTTTGGAGATATTTTATCCGACCTTGGTGGTGCTATCATGGGAAGTTTAGGTCTTGGTGGTAGTGGAAATATTAATCCTGAGAAAGATTTTCCTTCTATGTTTGAGCCAATTCATGGTTCCGCACCTGATATTGCAGGACAGAATATAGCCAACCCTATTGGGCAAATATGGTCTGCAGCAATTATGTTGGATCATTTGGGAGAAACAGAAGCTGCAAAAGAAATTATGGCGGGTATAGAAGCAACGACCGCAAAAGGCAATTTAACAAAAGACCTTCGTGGTACGGCCTCAACATCTGAAGTTGCGGAAAGCGTGGTGCAATTTATCAACGCAACTAAATTATCAACTATATAA
- a CDS encoding cyclase family protein produces the protein MVNRKIIDLTLPIKSGVKGVAIDQARTLANDGWNATTLHLYSHSGTHMDAPVHFEVNDQTIDQLPVARFVSEAWVVNLTDIKPKESITVAHLGATAEEVKEGQSLLLHTGWSKKLGTDEYRDALPRISPELAHWLGEKKVNILGVEPPSVADVNNIEEVTEVHTILMKNDIIIVEGLTNLEALSQLKVTLVALPLKVENGDGAPARIIAIEN, from the coding sequence ATGGTAAATAGAAAAATCATTGACCTCACATTACCCATCAAATCGGGTGTTAAGGGAGTAGCTATAGACCAGGCCAGAACTTTGGCTAACGATGGTTGGAACGCCACAACCTTGCATCTGTATTCGCATAGTGGCACCCATATGGATGCTCCGGTACATTTTGAGGTCAATGATCAGACTATAGACCAACTTCCGGTTGCACGTTTTGTCTCCGAAGCTTGGGTGGTTAATCTCACGGATATTAAACCTAAAGAATCCATTACGGTGGCACATTTGGGCGCGACTGCTGAAGAAGTAAAAGAAGGACAAAGTTTGCTTTTGCACACAGGTTGGAGTAAAAAGTTGGGTACGGATGAGTATCGCGATGCATTGCCAAGAATTAGCCCTGAACTGGCCCATTGGTTGGGTGAGAAAAAGGTAAATATTCTTGGCGTTGAACCTCCTTCTGTAGCAGATGTAAACAATATCGAGGAAGTTACGGAGGTACATACCATTTTAATGAAAAACGACATCATTATAGTTGAGGGACTTACCAACTTAGAAGCACTTTCACAATTAAAAGTTACGCTTGTAGCACTACCGTTGAAAGTCGAAAATGGCGATGGCGCTCCCGCGCGTATCATTGCAATAGAAAATTGA
- a CDS encoding four-carbon acid sugar kinase family protein, with product MSHSALLKSIEEGAGLLGLEKEIRAELAKNPKSIVVLDDDPTGTQTVHDVPVITEWTEEILENELLVSPVFFILTNSRSLQADEADALSELLGERLQKVAEKHQKKLIVISRSDSTLRGHYPNEVDALEKGMGLKKTKHILAPAFFEGGRYTYEDIHYVKEGDEFIPAAKTPFAQDNTFGYSASNLKDWIIEKSEEKVNRKNIASVSVHALRNTSSEEIKSIIEQPEITHIIANATSYPDLQAMALAILKSESSFIFRTAASFINAISGIAIKPCLTKDEILKKPSSNGALVVIGSYVPKTTAQLVYLKERSNAVFLELNVTNMFDIGVFCKELVLLVEKVENHLKVGKDVVVFTSREVKKGTSKSESLEIVNRVSNALISIVKKIRVRPKYILAKGGITSSDVATKGLNVRRANVLGQVLKGIPVWQLDSDAKFPDMPYIVFPGNVGDDTALYELISLLK from the coding sequence ATGTCGCACTCAGCACTTTTAAAATCAATTGAAGAGGGAGCGGGGCTTTTGGGCCTAGAGAAAGAAATTCGTGCAGAACTAGCCAAAAATCCAAAATCCATAGTTGTTTTAGATGATGACCCAACGGGCACTCAAACCGTGCACGATGTTCCGGTTATTACAGAATGGACCGAGGAAATATTGGAGAACGAACTTTTAGTAAGCCCTGTTTTTTTTATACTCACTAATTCTAGAAGTTTACAGGCAGATGAAGCAGATGCTTTAAGTGAGTTATTGGGAGAACGACTGCAGAAAGTAGCCGAAAAACATCAAAAAAAATTGATTGTCATTAGTCGAAGCGATTCTACTTTAAGGGGGCATTACCCCAACGAAGTTGATGCCTTGGAAAAAGGCATGGGCTTAAAAAAAACAAAGCACATATTAGCTCCCGCCTTTTTTGAAGGTGGACGTTACACGTATGAGGATATTCATTATGTGAAAGAAGGAGATGAGTTCATTCCTGCGGCAAAAACTCCTTTTGCACAAGACAACACTTTTGGTTATTCAGCATCCAATTTAAAAGACTGGATAATAGAAAAATCGGAAGAAAAAGTAAACAGAAAAAATATTGCAAGTGTTTCGGTTCACGCGCTTAGAAATACATCATCCGAAGAAATAAAATCGATAATAGAACAACCGGAGATAACGCATATTATAGCGAACGCCACATCATATCCCGATTTGCAGGCCATGGCGCTTGCAATTTTAAAGAGTGAAAGTTCTTTTATTTTTAGAACTGCGGCATCTTTTATTAATGCAATTTCTGGTATTGCCATAAAACCATGTTTAACAAAAGATGAAATTCTAAAAAAACCGTCGTCAAATGGTGCACTTGTAGTAATTGGCTCTTACGTTCCCAAAACTACTGCTCAACTGGTGTATTTAAAAGAGCGAAGTAATGCAGTTTTTCTTGAATTAAATGTGACCAATATGTTCGATATTGGAGTTTTCTGTAAAGAATTGGTCTTACTGGTGGAGAAAGTAGAAAACCATCTTAAAGTGGGTAAAGACGTTGTAGTTTTCACCAGTAGAGAAGTCAAAAAAGGAACCTCAAAAAGCGAGAGTCTTGAAATTGTAAATAGGGTTTCTAATGCATTGATATCCATAGTTAAAAAGATAAGGGTACGACCAAAATATATTCTTGCAAAAGGTGGTATTACTTCTAGTGATGTTGCTACAAAAGGTCTGAATGTACGCCGCGCAAATGTTTTAGGACAGGTGCTAAAAGGCATACCTGTTTGGCAATTGGACAGCGATGCAAAATTTCCTGATATGCCCTATATTGTATTTCCTGGCAATGTTGGAGATGATACTGCACTATATGAACTGATTTCCTTATTGAAATAA
- a CDS encoding MFS transporter, whose protein sequence is MKTQGYFPKRYFMVLGTFLLALLLYVDRVCISVAKEPISAALDLSDKQMGWVLAAFSLGYALFQTPAGMLSDSLGPRKVLAAIVAVWSVFTALTGAAFNFMSLLVVRFLFGAGEAGAFPGMSRAIYTWIPLQERGLVTGINFSGSRLGAAFALPMVAWMIDDFGWRSSFMILGVVGVAWAVAWFLFFRDMPEEHPNISNVEKEFILATRQPQDTGVKTKKINVGDLLKSKNIWLAMGQYFCSNFTFFFALTWLFPHVKSEYGLNTMEAGLYTAIPLIFGAFGNWTSGALSDRIYKKGNWDRSRILPASIGFFLAAVGLIGSIYMVTVEGAILFLSLAIFGADMTLPSSWAFCVDIGKEHSGAVSGTMNMAGNIGAFLTALAFPYLQSWTESTTPFFVVGAVLNTIAIVMWFNMKPQRHFSTY, encoded by the coding sequence ATGAAAACACAGGGCTATTTTCCGAAGCGGTATTTTATGGTTTTAGGGACATTTCTATTGGCCTTGTTGTTGTACGTAGACCGTGTTTGTATTTCAGTGGCCAAAGAGCCAATTTCTGCAGCTTTGGACTTGAGCGATAAACAAATGGGATGGGTTTTGGCTGCCTTTTCCTTGGGGTATGCTCTTTTTCAAACTCCGGCCGGCATGCTTTCCGATTCTTTAGGCCCGCGTAAAGTACTTGCGGCTATTGTAGCTGTTTGGTCAGTTTTTACCGCATTAACTGGGGCTGCATTTAATTTTATGTCCCTCTTGGTAGTTCGGTTTCTTTTTGGGGCAGGAGAAGCTGGTGCTTTTCCAGGAATGTCAAGAGCTATTTATACGTGGATTCCCTTGCAAGAAAGGGGTCTTGTTACGGGTATTAATTTTTCCGGGTCTAGATTGGGGGCGGCATTCGCTCTTCCTATGGTAGCTTGGATGATAGATGATTTTGGATGGCGGTCTTCTTTTATGATTTTAGGGGTCGTTGGTGTAGCTTGGGCAGTTGCTTGGTTTCTGTTTTTCAGAGATATGCCAGAAGAACATCCTAATATTTCAAACGTAGAAAAAGAATTCATTTTAGCCACAAGGCAGCCACAAGATACAGGGGTAAAAACCAAAAAAATAAATGTAGGCGACTTGTTGAAGTCAAAAAACATTTGGTTGGCTATGGGGCAATACTTCTGCAGTAACTTTACTTTCTTCTTTGCGCTTACATGGCTTTTTCCACATGTAAAAAGCGAGTATGGTCTAAACACCATGGAGGCCGGTTTATATACGGCAATTCCCTTAATTTTTGGTGCTTTTGGAAACTGGACATCAGGAGCGCTTAGTGACCGAATCTATAAAAAAGGTAATTGGGACAGATCTCGTATTCTTCCCGCTTCAATCGGGTTTTTTCTAGCAGCTGTTGGGCTTATAGGCAGTATTTATATGGTTACTGTTGAAGGTGCTATTTTATTTTTGAGCCTTGCAATTTTTGGAGCGGATATGACCTTACCATCGTCTTGGGCTTTTTGCGTAGATATTGGTAAAGAGCATTCCGGAGCAGTATCGGGGACAATGAATATGGCCGGAAACATTGGGGCATTTTTAACCGCACTGGCATTTCCATACTTGCAGTCTTGGACAGAATCTACCACTCCGTTCTTTGTGGTGGGTGCAGTATTGAATACTATTGCAATCGTAATGTGGTTTAATATGAAGCCACAAAGGCATTTTTCTACCTATTAA
- a CDS encoding Gfo/Idh/MocA family protein, which yields MAKLKGVCIGAGYFSQFHFEAWKRTDTVDIVGVCDSVKERAEDIVKNYGFKKAYTNVEEMFLKEKPDFVDIVTPPESHLELCKLAVTHNIHIICQKPLAPTLEEAKEIGSLISNSDVRMMVHENFRFQPWHRELKKLLDTQVIGSKLHTINLRMRMGDGWQTDAYMNRQPYFREMERLLIYETGIHFIDVFRYLGGEITEVYAKLRTLNTNIKGEDFAWVNFDFANGGLGFLDANRYNENTSEDPRLTFGTVLVEGDRGSLRLYDDGKITIQLLGKEEQEHKYSFKKQNFAGDCVFATQQHFVSNLIAGTPFETDVASYIPNILVLEKIYESSAKKMPLKV from the coding sequence ATGGCAAAATTAAAAGGAGTTTGTATAGGAGCAGGTTATTTTAGTCAGTTTCATTTTGAGGCATGGAAAAGAACGGATACTGTGGACATTGTAGGTGTTTGTGACTCGGTTAAAGAGCGGGCGGAAGACATTGTCAAAAACTATGGTTTTAAGAAGGCTTACACTAATGTTGAGGAAATGTTTCTTAAAGAGAAACCCGATTTTGTAGATATCGTAACTCCTCCTGAAAGCCATTTGGAGCTTTGTAAATTAGCCGTTACGCATAATATTCATATCATCTGTCAAAAACCGTTGGCGCCAACTTTAGAAGAGGCCAAAGAGATTGGATCGCTTATTTCTAATTCAGATGTTAGGATGATGGTGCATGAAAATTTCCGATTTCAACCCTGGCACCGGGAGCTTAAAAAGCTTTTGGATACTCAGGTAATTGGTTCCAAATTACACACCATCAATTTGCGTATGCGAATGGGCGACGGTTGGCAGACCGATGCATATATGAACAGACAACCTTATTTCAGGGAAATGGAGCGGTTGCTTATCTACGAAACTGGAATTCATTTTATAGATGTATTTAGATATTTGGGAGGAGAAATCACGGAGGTATACGCTAAACTTAGAACGCTCAATACAAATATTAAAGGTGAAGATTTTGCTTGGGTCAACTTTGATTTTGCCAATGGCGGTCTTGGTTTTTTAGATGCAAATAGATATAATGAAAACACTTCCGAAGACCCAAGGTTAACCTTTGGTACCGTACTTGTTGAAGGAGACAGGGGTAGTCTACGTCTTTATGATGACGGAAAGATTACCATTCAACTTTTGGGTAAAGAAGAGCAAGAACACAAGTATAGCTTTAAAAAACAAAATTTTGCAGGAGACTGTGTTTTTGCCACGCAGCAACATTTTGTCTCTAACCTTATTGCAGGAACTCCCTTTGAAACTGACGTTGCCAGTTACATTCCGAATATTTTAGTATTGGAAAAAATCTACGAATCCAGCGCTAAAAAAATGCCTTTAAAGGTTTAA
- a CDS encoding LLM class flavin-dependent oxidoreductase, whose product MKTNKVPYSILELATVGAGFKPKEVFDNSLELAQKAEEFGYNRFWLAEHHNMLSIASSATSVLMGYIAGGTKKIRVGSGGIMLPNHSSLLIAEQFGTLASLYPGRIDLGLGRAPGTDQTTANAIRPDRMQAVYRFPEEMHNIQKYFSKDNQDAKVRAPIAEGVDVPIYILGSSTDSAYLAAKEGLPYVFASHFAPTQLMEALNIYYNNFQPSKYLQEPYSIAAVNVIAAETDEEAETVSTSMLRLLLGVMTGKIDYMQPPVKMTPELKQISVDPAFQRMLKYSFVGSKATVKQKTEEFIKQTGVNEIIAVSHIYNQEDRINSFRLFSEAMKEM is encoded by the coding sequence ATGAAAACAAATAAAGTACCGTATTCCATATTAGAATTGGCAACTGTTGGAGCTGGTTTTAAACCAAAAGAAGTTTTTGATAATAGTCTTGAATTGGCACAAAAGGCCGAAGAGTTTGGATACAATCGTTTTTGGCTGGCAGAACACCATAATATGTTAAGTATTGCTAGTTCAGCCACTTCTGTACTCATGGGTTATATAGCCGGGGGTACCAAAAAAATACGCGTAGGTTCAGGCGGTATTATGCTACCCAACCACTCTTCTTTGCTTATAGCAGAACAGTTTGGAACCTTGGCGTCATTATACCCAGGCCGTATAGATTTAGGCTTAGGAAGGGCCCCAGGAACAGACCAGACTACGGCAAACGCCATTCGGCCAGATAGAATGCAGGCCGTTTATCGCTTTCCGGAAGAAATGCATAATATTCAGAAGTACTTTTCAAAAGATAACCAGGATGCAAAAGTTAGGGCGCCTATAGCAGAGGGTGTGGATGTACCCATCTATATTCTGGGCTCAAGTACAGATAGTGCTTATTTAGCAGCAAAAGAGGGGCTTCCTTATGTGTTTGCCAGTCACTTTGCACCCACCCAACTTATGGAGGCCTTGAATATTTATTATAATAATTTTCAGCCTTCAAAATATTTACAGGAACCTTATTCTATAGCAGCTGTAAATGTGATAGCCGCAGAAACCGATGAGGAGGCAGAAACGGTATCTACTTCTATGTTGCGTTTGTTGTTGGGGGTAATGACCGGTAAGATTGATTATATGCAGCCACCCGTAAAAATGACACCAGAACTAAAACAGATTTCGGTAGACCCTGCATTTCAGCGGATGTTGAAGTATTCTTTTGTGGGGAGCAAAGCTACCGTTAAGCAAAAAACAGAGGAATTCATCAAACAGACTGGTGTAAACGAAATTATTGCGGTTTCGCATATTTACAATCAAGAAGACAGAATCAATTCATTCCGACTTTTTTCTGAAGCGATGAAAGAAATGTAA
- a CDS encoding precorrin-2 dehydrogenase/sirohydrochlorin ferrochelatase family protein, with product MERNELYPVFLKVSNLNILIVGGGNVALEKLTFLLKSSPNAQVEMVSPMFREETIALANKFGITMHSNNYNKTFLGGKHMVVATTDKVEINEQVYHDCRAQSILVNVADNPPFCDFYMGGIVTKGNVKVAISTNGKSPTTAKRLRQFFEDVIPENIDDLVKNLNEYRKTIKGDFEEKVETLNEFTKGLVNKKD from the coding sequence ATGGAGCGGAATGAACTGTACCCGGTATTTCTTAAAGTATCGAATTTAAATATTTTAATTGTAGGCGGCGGAAATGTAGCTTTAGAAAAATTGACTTTTTTATTGAAGTCAAGCCCTAATGCTCAAGTAGAAATGGTATCACCCATGTTTAGGGAAGAAACAATTGCATTGGCCAATAAATTTGGCATTACTATGCATTCTAACAACTATAACAAAACCTTCCTTGGAGGTAAGCATATGGTGGTAGCCACTACGGACAAAGTAGAAATAAACGAGCAGGTGTACCATGATTGTAGAGCACAGAGCATCTTGGTAAATGTAGCGGACAACCCTCCTTTTTGCGATTTTTACATGGGTGGTATCGTCACCAAAGGAAACGTAAAAGTGGCTATTTCTACGAACGGAAAATCGCCCACTACGGCAAAACGTTTACGTCAATTTTTTGAGGATGTTATTCCAGAAAATATAGATGATTTAGTGAAAAACCTCAACGAATATAGAAAAACTATAAAGGGAGATTTTGAGGAAAAGGTAGAAACCCTAAATGAATTTACAAAAGGGTTAGTCAACAAAAAAGATTAA